From Demequina lutea, a single genomic window includes:
- a CDS encoding ABC transporter ATP-binding protein, translating into MTHHGIVLFDRVGFTYQDSPRHVLRDVTLAIPEGELCLVIGPTGAGKSTLLQLVNGLAPHFTGGQLTGTVTVGGRDTSTHPPRDLADLVGFVGQDPAAGFVTGRVDDELAYGMEQLGVPDGVMRTRVEEVIDLMGLEGVRLRPLSALSAGEQQRVAIASVLTSHPRVLVLDEPTSALDPTGAEEVLAAILRLVHDVGITVVMAEQRLERVIQYADSMVLVAKDGSVRWGSPAEILEDSPLAPPVVDLGRLAGWVPPPLSIRDARRLAGPMRDRLESRLSGPPANNGVVRGPVALSAEVLRVRYGTVQALAGISIALHAGEVTAVMGRNGSGKSSLLWALQGSGVRSGGKVLMFNTSLSPAPPSGAQREGLQAGIDPASLPPDEAIRLIALVPQSPSDLLYLDSVGAECSAADRAVGAAAGTAAALLERLAPGLPASRHPRDLSEGERLALVLAVQLAGRPAVLLLDEPTRGLDYDAKRRLGDVLGERAAGGTAVLLSSHDVEFVARVAGRVLVLARGELLTDGPVRDVLTASPSFAPQVARILRPLPLLTVEEVAAVLEEGP; encoded by the coding sequence ATGACGCATCACGGCATCGTCCTGTTCGACCGCGTCGGATTCACATATCAGGACTCGCCACGCCACGTGCTCCGCGACGTCACGCTCGCGATCCCCGAGGGCGAGTTGTGCCTCGTCATCGGCCCAACGGGGGCGGGCAAGTCGACCCTCCTGCAACTGGTCAATGGCCTTGCCCCTCACTTCACTGGGGGGCAGCTCACGGGAACGGTGACGGTCGGCGGACGCGATACCAGCACCCATCCGCCGCGCGATCTTGCCGACCTCGTTGGCTTTGTTGGCCAAGACCCGGCGGCGGGCTTCGTCACGGGACGCGTGGATGACGAGCTCGCGTACGGCATGGAGCAACTTGGCGTCCCCGACGGCGTGATGCGCACGCGCGTGGAGGAGGTGATCGACCTGATGGGCCTCGAGGGGGTGCGCCTTCGCCCACTCTCCGCGCTCTCGGCCGGCGAGCAGCAACGCGTGGCGATCGCATCGGTGCTCACGAGCCACCCTCGCGTTCTGGTGCTTGATGAGCCGACGTCTGCCCTCGATCCCACGGGGGCCGAGGAGGTGCTGGCTGCCATACTGCGCCTCGTGCACGACGTGGGGATCACCGTGGTGATGGCCGAGCAGCGGTTGGAACGCGTGATCCAGTACGCCGACTCGATGGTGCTGGTAGCAAAGGATGGCAGCGTGCGCTGGGGCTCGCCAGCCGAGATTCTCGAGGACAGTCCGCTCGCGCCCCCTGTCGTGGACCTGGGCCGGCTTGCGGGGTGGGTCCCGCCGCCATTGTCCATCAGGGATGCCCGCCGCCTCGCGGGCCCGATGCGCGACCGGCTCGAATCACGCCTGTCGGGGCCGCCGGCGAACAATGGGGTCGTCCGGGGGCCGGTTGCCCTGAGCGCCGAGGTCCTGCGCGTACGTTATGGCACGGTGCAGGCACTGGCGGGGATCAGTATCGCGCTGCACGCGGGCGAGGTGACGGCCGTCATGGGTCGAAATGGCTCCGGAAAGTCGTCCTTGCTGTGGGCGCTTCAAGGGAGCGGGGTCCGATCGGGCGGCAAAGTGCTGATGTTCAACACGTCCCTGAGTCCGGCACCGCCAAGCGGGGCGCAGCGGGAGGGCCTGCAGGCGGGCATCGACCCCGCGTCGCTACCCCCCGACGAGGCGATCCGCCTCATCGCGCTTGTCCCGCAGAGTCCCTCGGATCTGCTCTATCTCGATTCGGTGGGGGCCGAGTGCTCGGCGGCAGACCGCGCGGTGGGGGCCGCCGCGGGCACGGCAGCGGCGCTGCTTGAACGGCTGGCGCCTGGTTTGCCGGCGTCGCGGCACCCGCGCGACCTGTCAGAGGGCGAGCGTCTCGCGCTGGTCCTGGCGGTACAGCTTGCCGGCCGGCCGGCCGTGTTGTTGTTGGACGAGCCGACCAGAGGTCTCGACTACGACGCGAAACGCAGGCTTGGCGACGTTCTCGGGGAACGAGCCGCTGGGGGCACCGCGGTGCTGCTTTCGAGTCACGATGTCGAGTTTGTGGCACGTGTCGCTGGCCGGGTCTTGGTATTGGCCAGGGGAGAGCTGCTCACTGACGGGCCAGTGCGCGACGTCCTCACGGCAAGCCCCAGCTTTGCGCCTCAGGTGGCAAGGATCTTGCGCCCGCTCCCGCTGCTCACCGTCGAAGAGGTGGCCGCCGTGCTCGAGGAGGGCCCGTGA
- a CDS encoding TOBE domain-containing protein: MTHLRISEAASLVGVSDDTLRRWIKADSIDTSMDEGGRTVIAGADLASYAARAVAPPESGGVLRSARNHFVGLVTAVKADAVMAQVDMQCGPFRVVSLMSSEAVRELGLEVGSVATAVVKATTVIIETTPGASQ, encoded by the coding sequence ATGACGCATCTGCGTATCTCGGAGGCCGCCTCCCTCGTGGGAGTGAGCGACGACACCTTGCGGCGCTGGATCAAGGCCGACAGTATCGACACCTCCATGGACGAGGGCGGCAGGACGGTCATCGCCGGCGCGGACCTCGCCTCGTACGCTGCGCGGGCAGTAGCACCGCCCGAGAGCGGCGGCGTATTGCGTTCCGCGCGCAACCACTTCGTCGGCCTGGTAACCGCGGTCAAGGCCGACGCTGTCATGGCCCAAGTCGATATGCAATGCGGACCGTTCAGGGTGGTGTCCCTCATGAGTTCCGAGGCGGTGCGCGAGCTGGGGCTCGAAGTGGGCTCGGTCGCGACCGCGGTGGTCAAGGCCACCACGGTCATCATCGAGACAACGCCGGGTGCCTCCCAGTGA
- a CDS encoding vitamin B12-dependent ribonucleotide reductase has product MGTQDQQEQQSARVMSGSGLHVERRFATAGIHPYDEVAWERRNVEQTNWKTGETIFAQSGVEFPVAWSTNASTIVATKYFRGALDSPARESSLKQLIDRVVGRYVAAGIENNYFASPADAEVFGVELTWLLLHQMFSFNSPVWFNVGTESPQQVSACFILAVDDTMDSILNWYREEGTIFKGGSGAGVNLSRIRASTELLSSGGTASGPVSFMRGADASAGTIKSGGATRRAAKMVVLDVDHPDIREFVETKVREEQKIRVLRDAGFDMDLDGQDVTSVQYQNANNSVRLSDTFLRAVEQDGDFDLAARADGHTMETVRAKELFRQISEAAWACADPGIQYDDTINDWHTTPESGRINASNPCSEYMSLDNSSCNLASLNLLAFLRDDETFDVDAFVAAVELIITAMDISICFADFPTEPIAKNTRDFRQLGIGYANLGALLMATGHGYDSDGGRALAATITSLMTGTAYRRSAELAEIVGAYEGYAPNAAAHERIMRKHASANEEIQTVGSMDSIVRERAGLEWGGAIERGALHGWRNAQASVLAPTGTIGFMMDCDTTGIEPDFSLVKFKKLVGGGSMQIVNQAIPRSLKQLGYSGETIEAIVEHVAAQGHVVDAPGLREEHYEIFDTAMGKRPIAPMGHVRMMSAVQPFLSGAISKTVNLPADATVEDVEDVYFQGWKLGLKAVAVYRDNCKVGQPLSSGKTEPAATAVQPTEVRTAPVRRRLPKSRPSVTTSFEVAGAKGYLTVGSYPDDGPGEIFLRLGKQGSTLAGVMDAFSIAVSIGLQYGVPLSTYVEKFTNLRFEPAGLTDDRDIRMAQSIMDYIFRRLALDHLDYDTRSALGISTAAERTARLDAEEFAQEQFAAVKASDGAQGIPAVAEPAGAVHSSAQLLESLQGLVADAPLCLSCGVKMRPSGSCYVCESCGSTSGCS; this is encoded by the coding sequence ATGGGTACGCAAGACCAACAGGAGCAGCAGTCCGCGAGGGTGATGAGTGGATCCGGGCTACATGTGGAGCGCAGGTTTGCCACCGCTGGTATCCACCCCTACGACGAAGTCGCCTGGGAACGGCGCAACGTCGAACAGACCAACTGGAAAACAGGCGAGACGATCTTCGCGCAATCCGGCGTCGAGTTCCCGGTGGCCTGGTCGACCAACGCCTCCACGATCGTCGCCACGAAATACTTCCGCGGAGCACTCGATTCGCCCGCCCGTGAGTCCAGCCTCAAGCAACTGATCGACAGGGTCGTCGGGCGCTACGTCGCAGCCGGAATCGAGAACAACTACTTCGCGTCGCCCGCCGACGCGGAGGTCTTTGGCGTCGAACTCACCTGGCTGCTCCTCCACCAGATGTTCTCGTTCAACTCCCCGGTGTGGTTCAACGTCGGCACCGAATCCCCTCAGCAGGTGAGCGCCTGCTTCATTCTCGCGGTCGATGACACGATGGACTCGATCCTGAACTGGTATCGGGAAGAGGGCACGATCTTCAAGGGAGGCTCCGGCGCTGGAGTGAACCTGTCCCGCATCCGAGCATCTACGGAACTCCTCTCCTCCGGGGGAACCGCGAGCGGCCCCGTGTCCTTCATGCGGGGCGCCGATGCGAGCGCCGGCACGATCAAGTCCGGCGGCGCCACCCGGCGCGCGGCAAAGATGGTGGTGCTCGATGTCGACCACCCGGACATCCGCGAGTTCGTCGAGACGAAGGTGCGTGAAGAACAGAAGATTCGCGTGCTGCGCGATGCAGGCTTCGACATGGATCTCGATGGACAGGACGTGACGTCGGTCCAGTACCAGAATGCCAACAACTCGGTGCGCCTGAGCGACACGTTCCTGCGAGCCGTCGAGCAGGACGGCGACTTCGATCTGGCCGCTCGCGCGGACGGTCACACGATGGAGACCGTGAGGGCTAAGGAGCTCTTCCGCCAGATATCCGAGGCCGCGTGGGCCTGTGCCGACCCTGGTATCCAGTACGACGACACGATCAACGATTGGCACACGACCCCCGAGTCCGGCCGGATCAACGCCTCCAACCCGTGCTCCGAGTACATGTCGCTCGACAACTCGTCGTGCAACCTCGCCTCGCTCAACCTGCTCGCCTTCCTGAGGGACGACGAAACGTTCGACGTGGACGCCTTCGTGGCGGCCGTCGAACTGATCATCACCGCGATGGACATCTCGATTTGCTTCGCCGACTTCCCCACGGAGCCGATTGCGAAGAACACGCGTGACTTCCGCCAGCTCGGCATCGGCTATGCCAACCTCGGCGCGCTCCTCATGGCGACGGGCCACGGCTACGACTCCGACGGTGGGCGTGCGCTCGCGGCCACCATCACCTCGCTCATGACGGGAACCGCGTACAGGCGGTCCGCCGAACTGGCCGAGATCGTTGGCGCTTACGAGGGCTACGCCCCCAATGCCGCCGCACACGAGCGGATCATGCGCAAGCACGCCAGCGCAAACGAGGAAATTCAGACCGTTGGGTCGATGGACAGCATCGTGCGGGAACGCGCAGGACTCGAGTGGGGCGGCGCGATCGAGAGGGGTGCGCTACACGGATGGCGTAACGCCCAGGCGAGTGTTCTTGCACCGACCGGAACCATTGGCTTCATGATGGATTGCGACACGACCGGAATCGAGCCGGACTTCTCGCTCGTGAAGTTCAAGAAGCTCGTCGGGGGCGGCTCCATGCAGATCGTCAACCAGGCGATCCCGCGTTCCCTGAAGCAGCTTGGCTACTCTGGCGAGACGATTGAGGCCATTGTCGAGCACGTCGCCGCACAGGGGCACGTGGTGGATGCCCCTGGCCTGCGCGAGGAGCACTACGAGATCTTCGACACGGCAATGGGAAAGCGGCCCATCGCGCCGATGGGGCACGTGCGGATGATGTCCGCCGTCCAGCCCTTCCTGTCGGGCGCGATCTCGAAGACGGTCAACCTGCCCGCCGATGCCACGGTCGAGGACGTCGAGGACGTCTACTTCCAGGGATGGAAGCTCGGGCTCAAGGCCGTGGCGGTCTACAGGGACAACTGCAAGGTGGGCCAACCACTGTCAAGCGGCAAGACGGAACCAGCAGCCACCGCCGTGCAACCGACGGAGGTGCGCACCGCCCCCGTGCGCAGGCGGCTACCGAAGTCGCGCCCGTCGGTCACGACGTCGTTCGAGGTCGCTGGGGCAAAGGGCTACCTGACGGTCGGCTCCTACCCGGACGACGGCCCCGGCGAGATCTTCCTCCGTTTGGGCAAGCAGGGGTCCACGTTGGCAGGGGTGATGGATGCGTTCTCGATTGCGGTGTCCATCGGCCTGCAGTACGGAGTGCCGCTGTCGACTTACGTGGAGAAGTTCACCAACCTTCGATTCGAGCCAGCCGGACTCACGGACGACAGGGACATCCGGATGGCGCAGTCGATCATGGACTACATCTTCCGGCGCCTGGCACTGGACCATCTGGACTATGACACTCGCTCTGCACTCGGGATATCCACGGCCGCCGAGCGCACGGCGAGGTTGGACGCTGAAGAATTCGCTCAAGAACAGTTCGCGGCGGTCAAGGCCAGCGACGGCGCGCAAGGGATCCCAGCTGTCGCGGAGCCGGCGGGTGCGGTTCATTCGAGTGCGCAGTTGCTCGAGTCGCTGCAGGGTCTTGTTGCGGACGCTCCGCTGTGCCTGTCGTGCGGTGTCAAGATGCGACCGTCGGGCTCTTGCTACGTGTGTGAAAGTTGCGGGAGCACGAGCGGCTGTAGCTAG
- a CDS encoding PH domain-containing protein — protein MGQLERGLAPDEKLLVNRHTHWKTLIGPVGIAILATAAAAALIYFVDFGGNIFKIVVGALWAVALIWFLVAPLIKWGTTIFAVTNRRVMYRTGVFNKSGIDIPIARINSVQFRHDFIDRLFGAGTLIVESASDEPLEFNDIPQVEKVHNLLYDELNDALTEDDDAK, from the coding sequence ATGGGACAACTCGAACGCGGGCTCGCGCCTGATGAGAAGCTGCTTGTCAACCGCCACACGCACTGGAAGACGCTCATCGGTCCGGTCGGAATTGCGATCCTCGCCACCGCGGCGGCGGCCGCACTGATCTACTTCGTCGACTTCGGCGGAAACATCTTCAAGATCGTCGTGGGCGCCCTGTGGGCCGTGGCCCTCATCTGGTTCCTCGTGGCGCCCCTCATCAAGTGGGGCACGACGATCTTCGCGGTCACCAACAGGCGCGTCATGTACCGCACAGGCGTCTTCAACAAGTCGGGAATCGACATCCCGATCGCGCGCATCAACTCGGTGCAGTTCCGCCACGACTTCATCGACAGGCTCTTCGGCGCCGGCACCCTCATCGTCGAATCCGCGTCAGACGAGCCTCTCGAGTTCAACGACATTCCGCAGGTTGAGAAGGTCCACAACCTGCTGTACGACGAGCTCAACGATGCCCTGACGGAAGACGACGACGCCAAATAG
- a CDS encoding ECF transporter S component encodes MTSPAPVVPVGPHTVVALALATGAGVLAFTWPLLTGRGSLLAYNASAPVVLGLVLAGVLAVVLIALGEGGIDAKAVAMLGLLAAVGAVLRPLSAGSAGIELVFLFIVLGGRVFGAGFGFALGSITLFASALLTGGLGPWLPFQMLAASWIGMGAGLLPRGMRGRREIAVLAGYAALCGFLYGQAMNLSFWPFTLGPGTALSFQPGASLAENLHRFMVFSITTSLGWDLARACVLAVGITILGRRTLDALRRTARLAAFAPIAGDTARS; translated from the coding sequence GTGACCAGCCCCGCGCCCGTGGTTCCCGTTGGCCCCCACACCGTCGTTGCGCTTGCGCTCGCGACCGGGGCTGGGGTGCTCGCGTTCACGTGGCCACTGCTGACGGGAAGAGGCTCTCTGCTCGCGTACAACGCGAGCGCCCCCGTGGTGCTGGGGCTCGTCTTGGCGGGGGTGCTTGCGGTCGTGCTCATCGCACTTGGAGAGGGAGGCATCGATGCCAAGGCCGTGGCCATGCTCGGACTGTTGGCCGCCGTAGGGGCCGTCCTGAGGCCGCTCTCGGCAGGCAGCGCAGGTATCGAACTCGTGTTCCTGTTCATCGTGTTGGGGGGCAGGGTGTTCGGCGCCGGGTTCGGGTTCGCGCTCGGTTCGATCACGCTGTTTGCCTCGGCGCTGCTGACGGGGGGACTGGGTCCGTGGCTGCCCTTTCAAATGCTTGCGGCCTCGTGGATAGGCATGGGCGCGGGTCTGCTCCCGCGGGGAATGCGGGGCAGGCGTGAGATTGCCGTGCTCGCCGGCTATGCCGCGCTCTGCGGCTTTCTCTATGGGCAGGCGATGAATCTCTCGTTCTGGCCCTTCACGCTGGGGCCAGGGACCGCGCTGAGTTTCCAGCCGGGCGCCTCACTGGCCGAAAACCTGCACCGCTTTATGGTCTTCAGTATCACCACCTCGCTCGGCTGGGATCTCGCGCGCGCCTGTGTGCTCGCCGTGGGTATCACGATTTTGGGCAGGCGCACCCTTGACGCCCTGCGCCGTACGGCGAGGCTTGCGGCGTTCGCTCCGATAGCCGGCGATACGGCGCGTAGTTAG
- the modA gene encoding molybdate ABC transporter substrate-binding protein, translating to MRGHTTIATVAAVAVGALTLGACGAHNDGATSTTIDVYAAASLSEVFTSLARQYEAAHPGVDVRLTFAGSSELAAQINEGAPADVFASANEAQMDAVSSHIDGAAELFASNTLTIAVPTGNPGGVTDFASLANPNLEVVVCAPTVPCGAATLEIEQSLGVTLSPVSELTNVTDVLGSVASGEADAGLVYLTDIGRAPGVEGIPFVGSDAAITRYPIAVMTTGDAQDAARGFVDYVLGSEGQSAMAAAGFAAPDATAGK from the coding sequence GTGAGAGGCCACACCACCATTGCGACGGTTGCCGCGGTAGCGGTAGGCGCCCTGACGCTTGGCGCTTGCGGCGCCCACAATGACGGCGCCACCTCGACCACCATTGACGTGTACGCCGCCGCGTCGCTGTCCGAGGTGTTCACCTCGCTCGCGCGGCAATACGAGGCCGCGCACCCAGGCGTCGACGTACGCCTCACGTTCGCCGGCTCGTCCGAACTCGCCGCGCAGATCAATGAGGGCGCCCCCGCCGACGTCTTCGCCTCCGCAAACGAGGCACAAATGGACGCCGTGAGTTCGCACATCGACGGCGCGGCCGAACTCTTCGCGAGCAACACGCTGACGATTGCCGTCCCCACGGGCAATCCGGGCGGCGTGACCGACTTTGCCAGCCTCGCCAACCCCAATCTCGAAGTCGTCGTTTGCGCTCCCACAGTGCCGTGCGGAGCCGCGACCCTCGAGATAGAGCAGTCGTTGGGAGTGACCCTCTCCCCCGTGTCTGAGTTGACTAACGTGACCGACGTGTTGGGGAGCGTCGCCTCGGGAGAGGCCGACGCGGGGCTCGTCTACTTGACCGACATCGGCAGGGCACCAGGCGTCGAGGGCATCCCCTTTGTTGGCTCCGATGCGGCCATCACCCGCTACCCGATCGCCGTCATGACCACGGGAGACGCCCAAGACGCCGCGCGCGGATTCGTCGACTACGTTCTCGGCTCCGAGGGTCAGTCCGCCATGGCCGCAGCGGGATTCGCCGCTCCGGACGCGACCGCAGGGAAGTAA
- a CDS encoding helicase HerA-like domain-containing protein, whose translation MASTDAITDPNSPQYAAVVAAGYTFPGESITIGALVQGDDATESAQVRLPLKMMNRHGLIAGATGTGKTRTLQGLAESLSDAGVPVFVTDIKGDLSGMAVPGEQKDFIDKRAADIGQDWAAKAYPVEYYALGGIGKGVPIRTTVTDFGPLLMSKVLGLSDVQESALGLVFHWADMNGLALLDLKDLRAVIQFLDSDEGKPELKTIGGVSAATAGVLLREIANLQAQGADEFFGEPAFNTTDLLATAPDGRGVISCLELPDLQDRPRLFSTFIMWLLADLFGDLPEVGDPDKPKLVFFFDEAHLLFTDASKEFLTQVTQTVRLIRSKGVGVFFVTQTPKDVPSDVLGQFGSRVQHALRAFTPDDAKAMKATANTFPISPYDLEHVLTSMGIGEAAVTVLSDKGAPTPVAWTRLCAPRGLMDPAPEAAVKASPRAAQYGQVVDRESAYELLTARVAATDKAQAEQEAADAAAKEKSATAKKPAGSTRSKRQEKSVVEKVISSQPVKSFARQAGREIGNRILRSLFGTPRR comes from the coding sequence ATGGCATCGACAGACGCGATCACCGACCCCAACTCCCCCCAATACGCCGCGGTCGTGGCAGCGGGCTACACCTTCCCCGGCGAGTCCATCACCATTGGCGCGCTCGTTCAGGGCGACGACGCCACCGAGTCAGCCCAGGTGCGCCTGCCGCTCAAGATGATGAACAGGCACGGCCTCATCGCTGGCGCCACGGGTACGGGCAAGACGCGCACGCTGCAGGGCCTCGCCGAGTCGCTTTCCGATGCGGGGGTTCCCGTGTTCGTGACCGACATCAAGGGCGACCTGTCGGGAATGGCCGTCCCTGGCGAGCAGAAGGACTTCATCGACAAGCGCGCGGCCGACATCGGCCAGGACTGGGCAGCCAAGGCGTACCCGGTCGAGTACTACGCGCTGGGAGGCATCGGCAAGGGCGTGCCGATCCGCACCACGGTGACCGACTTTGGGCCGCTCCTCATGTCCAAGGTTCTTGGCCTGAGCGACGTGCAGGAGTCGGCGCTCGGGCTCGTGTTTCACTGGGCTGACATGAACGGCCTCGCGCTGCTGGACCTCAAGGACCTCCGCGCGGTCATTCAATTCCTCGACTCCGACGAGGGCAAGCCCGAACTCAAGACGATAGGCGGGGTTTCCGCCGCCACCGCTGGCGTGCTGCTGCGCGAGATCGCCAACCTCCAGGCCCAAGGCGCCGACGAGTTCTTTGGCGAGCCCGCGTTCAACACGACGGACCTGCTGGCGACGGCGCCCGACGGACGCGGGGTCATCTCGTGCCTCGAGCTGCCCGATCTCCAGGACAGGCCGCGCCTGTTCTCGACCTTCATCATGTGGCTCCTCGCGGACCTCTTCGGCGACCTTCCCGAGGTGGGAGACCCCGACAAGCCAAAGCTGGTGTTCTTCTTTGACGAGGCGCACCTGCTCTTCACCGACGCGTCAAAGGAGTTCCTGACGCAGGTCACCCAGACCGTGCGCCTCATCCGCTCCAAGGGCGTCGGCGTGTTCTTCGTGACCCAGACCCCCAAGGACGTTCCGTCCGACGTGCTCGGCCAGTTCGGCTCGCGCGTCCAGCACGCCCTGCGCGCCTTCACGCCCGACGACGCGAAGGCGATGAAGGCCACTGCCAACACGTTCCCCATCTCCCCCTATGACCTCGAGCACGTGCTGACGTCGATGGGCATCGGCGAGGCGGCGGTGACGGTGCTGAGCGACAAGGGCGCGCCCACTCCCGTCGCGTGGACCCGGCTGTGCGCTCCGCGCGGCCTCATGGATCCGGCGCCCGAGGCGGCGGTCAAGGCCAGCCCTCGCGCGGCCCAATACGGCCAGGTGGTGGACCGTGAGAGCGCCTACGAACTACTCACCGCTCGGGTAGCGGCGACCGACAAGGCGCAGGCCGAACAGGAGGCCGCCGATGCCGCGGCCAAGGAGAAGTCCGCCACGGCCAAGAAGCCCGCTGGTAGCACGCGTTCCAAGCGCCAGGAGAAGTCGGTCGTCGAGAAGGTCATCTCCTCGCAGCCGGTGAAGTCCTTCGCGCGCCAGGCCGGTCGGGAGATCGGCAACCGGATCCTCAGGTCGCTCTTTGGTACACCGAGACGCTAG
- a CDS encoding ABC transporter permease translates to MGRLPRWLTVIAVVAAAFAVLPLLGLASRANWAQLPSQLASPSSLTALGLSLRTAAAATALCVIFGVPLGFALASLKGVSRAVLRAILLAPLVLPPVVSGLGLLYAFGRKGLLGGTLDAAGIPVAFTTAAVVLAQAFVAMPFMVVSVEAALAARDGRLEAIAATLGAGRSRILRVITLPGIGVAAAMGAVLAFARSLGEFGATLTFAGSLEGVTRTAPLQIYLARESDPQAAVALGLVLVALAILIVAAAARPGRRVIP, encoded by the coding sequence ATGGGCAGACTCCCCCGATGGCTCACGGTGATCGCGGTGGTTGCCGCCGCGTTCGCCGTCCTGCCGTTGCTTGGCCTGGCCTCACGCGCGAACTGGGCCCAGTTACCCAGTCAACTCGCGTCCCCGTCCTCGCTGACGGCCCTCGGGCTTTCGCTGCGGACGGCCGCGGCGGCCACCGCCCTGTGCGTCATCTTTGGGGTTCCCCTTGGCTTCGCTCTCGCGTCGCTCAAGGGCGTTTCGCGAGCAGTCTTGCGCGCGATTCTGCTGGCGCCGCTCGTGTTGCCGCCTGTGGTCAGCGGGCTGGGGCTGCTCTACGCCTTTGGCCGCAAGGGCCTATTGGGGGGCACACTCGACGCGGCGGGCATCCCCGTCGCCTTCACGACTGCAGCCGTGGTGCTTGCCCAAGCATTTGTCGCGATGCCCTTCATGGTGGTGTCTGTCGAGGCGGCGCTCGCCGCGAGGGACGGCAGGCTCGAGGCAATCGCCGCCACCCTGGGCGCTGGCCGCTCTCGGATCCTCAGAGTCATCACGCTTCCAGGAATCGGCGTGGCCGCCGCGATGGGCGCCGTGCTCGCGTTCGCGCGTTCGTTGGGTGAGTTCGGAGCGACGCTGACGTTCGCTGGCAGCCTCGAGGGCGTCACGCGCACCGCACCCCTCCAGATCTACTTGGCGCGCGAGTCCGATCCCCAAGCGGCGGTGGCCCTAGGCCTGGTGCTCGTCGCCCTCGCGATTCTGATCGTCGCCGCGGCCGCGCGACCCGGTCGGCGGGTGATTCCATGA
- a CDS encoding sulfate/molybdate ABC transporter ATP-binding protein — MTLDAVVGVSSRAVKAVLHVPEGTTLALLGPNGAGKTTVIEALAGLTEPDSGHATLGDAVLFSDRGGRMRLTESRSRGIALVTQDAALFPHVSVLDNVAFPSRSRGNSRADSRADAHEWLERVGAGHLAARRPRTLSGGEARRVAVARALASDPRLMLLDEPFASLDIESAVAMRSLLREVLKGRTAVLSTHDGLDAIDLAHTIAVLDHGIVVEGGATSATFEHPRTAFTAALAGLVWLSGTWVEGALTLADGQLVPAIGEGLTLGAAVAVTINPRAVKIVPPTTPGGVRDNVLALEPRGDGIVRVRCSALWADVSIAEASHFLPRVGEPAHFDVAARPHAFSLDS, encoded by the coding sequence ATGACGCTCGATGCCGTCGTCGGCGTCTCTTCACGCGCGGTCAAGGCCGTACTTCACGTCCCAGAAGGCACAACCCTCGCGCTCCTGGGCCCGAATGGCGCGGGCAAGACCACGGTGATCGAGGCCCTTGCGGGACTCACCGAGCCCGACTCTGGGCACGCGACCCTGGGCGACGCGGTGCTCTTTTCGGACCGAGGCGGCCGCATGCGGCTCACCGAGTCGCGGTCCCGAGGAATTGCACTTGTCACTCAAGACGCCGCGTTGTTTCCTCACGTAAGCGTGCTCGACAACGTGGCGTTTCCCTCCCGATCGAGGGGCAATTCGAGGGCCGACTCCCGCGCGGACGCGCACGAGTGGCTCGAGCGAGTCGGCGCCGGACATCTCGCGGCACGCAGACCGCGCACGCTATCAGGGGGCGAGGCTCGCAGGGTCGCGGTGGCGAGGGCGCTTGCGAGCGATCCCCGCCTCATGCTCCTGGACGAGCCTTTCGCTTCCCTCGATATCGAATCTGCCGTAGCGATGCGCTCGCTGCTGAGGGAGGTCTTGAAGGGACGCACCGCCGTGCTGTCAACTCACGACGGACTCGATGCCATCGACCTCGCCCACACGATCGCAGTTCTGGACCACGGCATCGTCGTGGAAGGGGGCGCGACGTCAGCCACGTTCGAGCACCCTCGTACCGCGTTCACCGCGGCACTAGCAGGGCTCGTCTGGCTCAGTGGGACGTGGGTGGAAGGCGCGCTCACCCTTGCCGACGGCCAACTGGTACCTGCCATCGGCGAGGGACTCACTCTGGGCGCCGCTGTCGCCGTGACAATCAACCCGAGAGCGGTCAAAATCGTGCCACCCACCACTCCAGGTGGTGTGCGCGACAACGTGCTAGCTCTCGAGCCACGTGGGGACGGCATCGTCAGGGTGCGTTGCAGCGCCCTGTGGGCCGACGTGTCCATCGCCGAGGCTTCGCACTTCCTGCCGCGCGTGGGCGAGCCTGCGCACTTTGACGTGGCCGCCCGCCCCCACGCGTTCTCCCTCGATAGTTAG